A genomic window from Eriocheir sinensis breed Jianghai 21 chromosome 9, ASM2467909v1, whole genome shotgun sequence includes:
- the LOC126996037 gene encoding UDP-glucose:glycoprotein glucosyltransferase 1-like, whose translation MRGAAIRAIGVLSALILLAGRVAGQAKGKPITTHLSAKWSNTPLLLEASEYMAEESLATFWGFVEAMVEVDPHTYTKKSDKEKFETMLAAASRFLLPSQLRILKLSLSVRAYSPKVETFQQIVLDRGLPSTGECGAVVDVAGQLTCDAREVRKLVEGAAGERPVVYEVDHHFPGGENAKVVAVLYAELGSPEFPVFHQVLKELAIAGKVDYVLRHRVKNQSSRRVRLSGYGVELAIKSTEYKAQDDTKVQEEGREQEEDEEAEVEVEGFLFSKLESLHPEKKEDLNQLRKHLVESQHEMAPMKVWQLQHLSLQAAQRIMSAPADERLSILVQTAQNFPALARSLVRIKVDDKMKREILKNQNTLTQMEVNPSDAALYINGLLLDMEYTTIFTLLDHIRSEDRVIGGLHKLGLEGEALKTLLGLDTSEGPQEYGIDIRDSAIMWINNIETDKAYRKWPSSTGELLRPTYLGMLRSIRKNFHNLIIVADPSKAGAAELIRMVESFITHTAPVRVGLVFSVDSDESLRGFDDPGLAMLCAFNFISENFAGREDANYKALQFLLDIYSTAQGDVTVADVTSLFKSKYPSTDLEDVFGEDSDYDVGRMLAQDFVEKAGITSFPQALMNGVPLPEKHLNVDEFEEVVLMEVMRATQVLQRAVYRGELNDKHDVTDWLMAMPNIMPRLNERILSTKSSKYVDMTGESDLKLSGISVEDFSALKAPEMTSILANTFRYLSTKSEPAIRPLTVWLVADFDTEEGRALLLEAVKYLRESNSVRVYAVHNLDTTSSTPGVFSRAIEVAQATLAPAVARQFLAKVLVKENARKILDGSKKWSDFELSGLDMDAYLSRLSALKDDVFKKHAAYARKVLSLPPGAHAVLANGRMLGTLRPSEKFVQEDLGLLEKYFQSTLGEKITEVLEGEDSLPKGNINDMIMKVAAILQTKPQSKGRTNLNLRSDQYSVIRIPPRDPDMPAFEIVAVCDPVSSAAQKLGPILMVLQEVVNADIRVILNAREKHSEMPLKSFYRFVLEPEPLFSESGELAPGPHARFTGLPESPILTQNYHPPENWLVEVVESLHDLDNIKLELVESGVHSEFELEHLLLEGHCFEQSTGNPPRGLQFTLGNSKQPVLVDTIVMANLGYFQLKANPGAWLLKLRNGRSAEIYSIASHEGTDTPAGSEDVQVVMSSFKSHVVKVRVAKKPGKQHMQLLADENEEGGGGLWNSITSTFSSGGAADDPDDTVNIFSVASGHLYERFLRIMMVSVVRHTKTPVKFWFLKNFLSPSFKDILPLLAKEYGFEYELVQYKWPRWLHQQSEKQRIIWGYKILFLDVLFPLDIKKIIFVDADQVVRGDIKDLNNEDLDGAPYGFVPFCDSRKEIEGFRFWKQGYWRNHLAGRRYHISALFVVDLKKFRRIAAGDRLRGQYQGLSQDPNSLSNLDQDLPNNMVHQVRIKSLPQDWLWCESWCDDESKKTAKIIDLCNNPMTKEAKLVAAQRIIPEWIDYDTEIKNVMQGFKESRASQSEDSSSHRSHTEL comes from the exons ATGAGAGGGGCAGCGATCAGGGCCATCGGGGTCCTGTCTGCCCTCATTCTCCTGGCGGGCAGGGTCGCAGGTCAGGCCAAGGGCAAGCCCATCACCACTCACCTGTCAGCCAAATGGTCCAACACGCCCCTTCTGCTGGAGGCCTCAGAGTACATGGCCGAGGAGAGTCTGGCCACCTTCTGGGGCTTTGTTGAGGCTATGGTAGAGGTGGACCCTCACACCTACACTAAAA AAAGTGACAAGGAGAAGTTTGAGACAATGCTGGCAGCTGCCTCGCGCTTCCTTCTCCCATCACAGCTACGCATCCTCAAGCTCTCCCTCTCGGTGCGTGCGTACTCCCCCAAGGTGGAGACGTTCCAGCAGATCGTGTTAGACCGAGGGCTGCCCAGCACGGGGGAGTGCGGGGCGGTGGTGGATGTGGCGGGGCAGCTGACCTGTGATGCTAGGGAGGTGAGGAAGTTGGTGGAGGGGGCAGCGGGAGAGAGGCCGGTCGTGTATGAAGTTGATCACCACTTTCCTGGAGGAGAGAATGCCAAG GTTGTGGCGGTGCTGTATGCAGAGCTGGGTTCGCCGGAGTTCCCAGTTTTCCACCAAGTTCTGAAGGAGCTCGCCATTGCCGGCAAAGTTGATTATGTCCTCCGACACAGAGTCAAG AACCAGTCCTCACGTCGGGTGCGTCTCAGTGGCTATGGGGTGGAGCTGGCCATCAAGAGCACCGAGTACAAGGCACAGGATGACAccaaggtgcaggaggagggcagagagcaggaggaagacgaggaggctgaggtggaagtggaggggtTCCTCTTCTCCAAGCTTGA ATCACTTCAcccagagaaaaaggaagacctGAACCAGTTGCGCAAACACCTGGTGGAGTCCCAGCACGAGATGGCGCCCATGAAGGTGTGGCAGCTGCAGCACCTCAGTCTGCAGGCGGCGCAGCGCATCATGTCGGCCCCGGCTGATGAGCGGCTCTCCATCCTGGTCCAGACGGCACAGAACTTCCCTGCCCTTGCCCGCTCGCTGGTCCGGATCAAG GTTGACGACAAGATGAAGCGCGAGATCCTGAAGAACCAGAACACCCTCACCCAGATGGAGGTGAACCCCTCCGACGCAGCTCTCTACATCAACGGCCTCCTGCTGGACATGGAGtacaccaccatcttcaccctcCTCGACCACATCCGCTCCGAGGACCGTGTCATTGGCGGACTCCACAAGCTTG GCTTGGAAGGGGAGGCTCTGAAGACCCTGCTGGGCCTAGACACCAGTGAGGGGCCCCAGGAGTATGGCATTGACATCAGGGACTCGGCCATCATGTGGATAAACAACATAGAGACAGACAAGGCGTACCGCAAGTGGCCCTCCTCGACCGGGGAGCTGCTGCGGCCAACCTACCTCGGGATGCTGCGCAGTATTCGCAAGAACTTCCACAACCTG ATCATCGTGGCAGATCCCAGCAAGGCGGGCGCAGCAGAGCTCATCCGCATGGTGGAGAGCTTCATCACCCACACCGCACCAGTCAGGGTCGGGCTGGTGTTTTCCGTGGACTCTGACGAATCACTGAGGGGCTTTGATGACCCCGGGCTGGCCATGCTTTGTGCCTTCAATTTCATCTCGGAGAACTTTGCCGGCAGAGAGGACGCTAACTACAAGGCTCTCCAGTTCCTGCTTGAT ATTTACTCCACGGCCCAAGGAGACGTCACGGTTGCCGATGTCACGTCCCTGTTCAAGAGCAAGTACCCGAGCACCGACCTGGAGGATGTGTTTGGGGAGGACTCAGACTATGATGTTGGGCGGATGTTGGCTCAGGACTTTGTGGAGAAGGCCGGCATCACGTCCTTTCCCCAG GCACTGATGAATGGGGTACCACTGCCAGAGAAGCACCTCAATGTGGACGAGTTTGAGGAGGTGGTGCTGATGGAGGTGATGAGGGCGACGCAGGTGCTGCAGAGGGCTGTGTATCGCGGGGAGCTCAACGACAAGCATGATGTGACGGACTGGCTAATGGCAATGCCCAACATCATGCCAAG gCTCAACGAGAGGATACTAAGCACCAAGAGCTCAAAATATGTGGACATGACCGGGGAGTCTGACTTGAAGCTCTCCGGCATATCCGTGGAAGACTTCTCTGCCCTCAAGGCCCCGGAAATGACCTCCATCCTGGCCAACACCTTCCGTTACCTCTCCACCAAGAGCGAGCCTGCCATCCGTCCCCTCACCGTGTGGCTCGTGGCGGACTTTGACACCGAGGAGGGCCGAGCACTCCTCTTGGAAGCTGTCAAGTACCTG CGGGAGAGTAACAGCGTGCGTGTGTATGCCGTTCATAACCTtgacaccaccagcagcaccccGGGAGTGTTCAGCCGTGCCATAGAAGTCGCCCAGGCCACCCTTGCCCCAGCTGTGGCCAGGCAGTTCTTGGCCAAGGTGCTGGTGAAGGAAAATGCCAGGAAGATACTGGATGGTTCAAAGAAGTGGTCTGACTTTGAGTTATCA GGACTGGACATGGACGCCTACCTGTCCAGACTCTCAGCGCTGAAAGATGATGTGTTCAAGAAGCACGCAGCCTATGCTCGCAAG GTGCTTTCACTGCCCCCGGGTGCCCATGCAGTGCTGGCCAACGGCAGGATGCTGGGAACTCTGAGGCCCTCAGAGAAATTTGTCCAAGAAGACCTTGGCCTCCTTGAAAAGTACTTCCAGTCAACCCTTGGAGAGAAGATTACTGAAGTCcttgaaggagaag ACTCGCTCCCGAAGGGTAACATAAATGACATGATCATGAAGGTGGCAGCCATCCTGCAGACCAAGCCTCAGTCCAAGGGCCGCACCAACCTAAACCTGCGCTCAGACCAGTACTCAGTCATCAGGATACCCCCAAGAGACCCAGACATGCCAGCCTTTGAGATTGTGGCAGTTTGTGATCCTGTGTCCAGTGCTGCTCAGAAGTTGGGTCCCATACTGATGGTGCTGCAGGAAGTGGTCAATGCCGACATAAGGGTTATTCTCAATGCTCGAGAGAAACACTCAGAAATGCCACTCAAAAG TTTCTACCGGTTTGTCTTGGAGCCTGAGCCCTTGTTCAGTGAGAGTGGAGAGCTGGCGCCAGGCCCTCACGCTAGGTTCACAGGTCTGCCCGAGTCCCCGATCCTCACCCAGAACTACCATCCACCGGAGAACtggctggtggaggtggtggagtccTTGCATGACCTGGACAACATCAAGCTGGAGCTGGTGGAGTCTGGGGTCCACAG TGAGTTTGAGCTGGAACACCTTCTGCTGGAGGGACACTGCTTTGAACAGTCCACAGGAAACCCACCCAGAGGCCTCCAGTTTACTCTTGGCAACAGCAAACAGCCAGTCCTG GTTGACACGATAGTGATGGCCAATCTAGGCTACTTCCAGCTGAAGGCTAACCCGGGGGCCTGGCTGCTGAAGCTACGCAACGGACGCTCCGCAGAAATCTACTCCATTGCCAG CCATGAAGGGACAGACACTCCTGCAGGCTCTGAGGATGTGCAGGTGGTGATGAGCAGCTTCAAGTCCCATGTGGTGAAGGTCCGAGTGGCCAAGAAGCCAGGCAAGCAGCACATGCAGCTCCTTGCCGATGAAAATGAAGAGGGCGGCGGCGGACTCTGGAACTCCATCACCAG CACCTTCAGTTCAGGAGGCGCTGCAGATGACCCGGATGACACAGTGAACATCTTCTCTGTGGCGTCGGGTCACCTGTACGAGAGGTTCCTCCGCATCATGATGGTGTCTGTCGTCCGCCACACCAAGACCCCCGTCAAGTTCTGGTTCCTCAAGAAtttcctctctccgtccttcAAG gACATCCTGCCCCTGCTGGCCAAGGAGTACGGGTTTGAGTATGAGCTGGTGCAGTACAAGTGGCCGCGGTGGCTTCATCAGCAGTCCGAGAAGCAGCGCATCATCTGGGGTTACAAAATCCTCTTCCTTGATGTCCTCTTCCCCTTAGATATCAAGAAGATCATTTTTGTCGATGCTGATcag GTTGTGCGAGGTGACATCAAGGACTTGAATAATGAGGACCTGGATGGGGCGCCCTATGGTTTTGTGCCCTTCTGTGACTCCCGCAAGGAAATTGAAGGGTTTAG ATTCTGGAAGCAAGGTTACTGGCGCAACCACCTTGCAGGGCGCAGGTACCACATTTCTGCACTGTTTGTGGTTGATCTCAAGAAGTTCCGACGCATTGCTGCGGGTGACCGCCTGAGAGGACAGTACCAGGGCCTCTCCCAGGACCCCAACTCGCTCTCTAATTTAGATCAG gACCTGCCCAACAACATGGTCCACCAGGTGCGCATCAAGTCACTGCCGCAGGACTGGCTGTGGTGTGAGTCTTGGTGTGATGACGAGTCCAAGAAGACAGCTAAGATCATTGACTTG tGCAATAACCCCATGACAAAAGAGGCCAAGCTTGTGGCGGCGCAAAGGATCATCCCCGAGTGGATCGACTACGACACGGAGATAAAGAACGTAATGCAGGGCTTCAAGGAGAGCAGAGCCTCACAATCAGAAG ACTCTTCTAGTCATAGAAGTCACACAGAGCTATGA